A genome region from Neisseria meningitidis includes the following:
- a CDS encoding helix-turn-helix domain-containing protein, which yields MQANEIYKSLEEKNISARMLASALGVTNQSVSEVIRNGRGSKRIAEAIAKVIQKDLVEVFPHYKKTDCRDKKIAELKEMLGVG from the coding sequence ATGCAAGCGAACGAAATCTATAAATCCTTAGAAGAAAAAAATATATCGGCAAGAATGTTGGCTTCGGCTTTAGGGGTAACTAACCAATCTGTTTCTGAGGTCATAAGAAATGGACGAGGAAGCAAAAGAATTGCGGAAGCAATCGCGAAAGTGATTCAAAAAGATTTAGTTGAAGTTTTTCCGCATTACAAGAAAACAGATTGTCGAGACAAAAAGATAGCTGAATTGAAAGAGATGCTCGGAGTGGGTTGA
- a CDS encoding transcriptional regulator produces MPALTVTWMIYTKYLVIFCGVFMERIDLALNLVEERSRLGYSRKNFAEQTGCSAESLRLYESGQVNIPADFLLAAVQLGVDIQFVFTGIHSANLNAVSDDLNKKLDDAIGKSNVENQINGNVSNAVIASSGSVVHQINTQNHVIRTRVDSKPGKEHITLEQASKLQQLVKQVAAAEEIAKRSPKSIRAIWASLNAHCKVPSYKLIALSDYDKAETYLRKWLGRLSNTATSKNNDPDWRKKKYAYIKLNVKQLELEDWLKSYLEKNFSVESLTELSDEDLQKTYAAVSTKKRKK; encoded by the coding sequence ATGCCTGCCTTAACTGTTACTTGGATGATATACACAAAATATTTGGTAATATTTTGCGGTGTTTTTATGGAACGCATTGATTTAGCATTGAATTTAGTTGAAGAGAGAAGCCGACTTGGATACTCTCGAAAGAATTTTGCTGAGCAAACTGGATGCAGTGCAGAAAGTTTGAGACTGTATGAAAGCGGGCAGGTCAACATTCCTGCGGACTTTTTACTTGCTGCTGTCCAATTAGGGGTGGATATTCAATTTGTCTTTACAGGCATTCATTCGGCAAATTTAAATGCTGTTTCAGACGACCTTAATAAAAAATTGGACGACGCTATTGGCAAATCAAACGTTGAGAATCAGATTAACGGCAACGTCAGTAACGCTGTTATCGCCTCATCTGGTTCGGTTGTTCATCAAATTAATACCCAAAATCACGTCATCAGAACCCGTGTCGATTCAAAACCCGGCAAGGAACATATAACGCTTGAGCAAGCTTCAAAGCTGCAACAACTTGTTAAACAAGTTGCCGCAGCAGAAGAGATTGCCAAACGGTCGCCAAAATCAATCCGTGCAATTTGGGCTAGTCTGAATGCTCACTGTAAAGTTCCAAGTTACAAACTAATCGCATTGAGCGATTACGACAAAGCAGAAACTTATCTCAGAAAATGGCTGGGTAGGTTGAGCAATACAGCAACATCAAAGAACAACGATCCCGACTGGCGAAAAAAGAAATACGCTTATATCAAATTAAATGTAAAACAGCTTGAGCTTGAAGATTGGTTGAAAAGTTACCTCGAAAAAAATTTCTCAGTAGAAAGCCTGACTGAATTAAGTGATGAAGATTTGCAAAAAACATATGCAGCAGTATCGACTAAAAAACGGAAAAAATAG
- the hda gene encoding DnaA regulatory inactivator Hda, whose product MNQLIFDFAAHDYPSFDKFLGTENAELVYVLRHKHGQFIYVWGEEGAGKSHLLQAWVAQALEAGKNAAYIDAASMPLTDAAFEAEYLAVDQVEKLGNEEQALLFSIFNRFRNSGKGFLLLGSEYTPQQLVIREDLRTRMAYCLVYEVKPLTDQEKIDALASMAAARQVTVDSEIFEYLLKHWRRDMDSLMMMLDTLDNYAVTMGKRITLPLLRQLLKQQETQ is encoded by the coding sequence GTGAACCAGCTTATTTTCGACTTTGCCGCACACGACTATCCGAGTTTCGACAAATTCCTCGGCACGGAAAACGCGGAACTGGTCTATGTCCTCCGACACAAACACGGACAGTTTATCTATGTCTGGGGTGAAGAAGGTGCGGGCAAAAGCCATCTTTTGCAGGCGTGGGTCGCACAGGCGCTCGAAGCCGGCAAAAACGCCGCCTATATCGATGCCGCCTCCATGCCGCTGACCGATGCCGCGTTCGAGGCGGAATACCTCGCCGTCGATCAAGTCGAAAAACTGGGCAACGAAGAACAAGCCCTGCTTTTTTCCATCTTCAACCGCTTCCGCAACAGCGGCAAAGGCTTTTTGCTGCTCGGTTCGGAATACACGCCCCAGCAGCTTGTCATCCGCGAAGATTTGCGGACGCGTATGGCGTACTGCCTCGTTTACGAAGTCAAACCCTTAACCGACCAAGAAAAAATCGACGCGCTCGCCAGTATGGCGGCGGCACGCCAAGTAACCGTCGATTCCGAAATTTTCGAATACCTGCTCAAACACTGGCGGCGCGATATGGACAGCCTGATGATGATGCTCGACACGCTGGACAACTACGCCGTCACGATGGGCAAACGCATCACCCTGCCGCTTTTGCGCCAGCTTTTGAAACAACAGGAAACCCAATGA